aaccaagaaaaaccaaacaaccagaacacccagaacatccaaaacacccaaaacacccaaaacacccaacaaaacaagacatcatacgctagcgtagccgcccagaacaacggaaacacatggactacagtgtctacaaaaaagaagacaaaCAAAAAGCCAGCAAGCTACTACCAAGCAGTCCTTACGCTTACCCAGCCTACGTCTCACACACCACTCCAGATTAGAGACCTAATCAACGAAGAGTTCACAAAGGGCGGCATCAAAGACCCAGTAGTGAAGGAagtaacaacaagtagaaagaacaatattattctaacaaccactccaacctactcaggagaatacctagtccaacacaagcatatatggcatcaaaagtttgagctaaagaatgtacaactactagaatcatggacgaaagtagtagtacataatgtgccaacagaatgggagggagcagagacactagagatactccacacagaaatcccagcatacaacaacggactacaaattactggcaacccatactggatatcaagagaatggcaaaacaagaagaacagctctattgtaatagcattcaaaacagccgaagacgcagccagacttggtggtagaattacaatccttggacaaactctcttcaccgaaaagtttaagcctatagcagcatctacccaatgcctaaactgccaacaatttggccacccagccactagatgccgaaaccaaccagcatgcaatttgtgcggagaagaacatgcaactacaacacacaaatgctcagtgtgtaatacaaaaggaaaaccctgcaaccatacactcccccactgtagtaactgcaaagagccccactttgcaaacagcaaagagtgcgaactctaccaagcagtaacaaagagcatccccgcaggattttaatgttgaacaacattaggatcctccaagtcaatctcaacaagagcattacagcgactgagtctacactgcaacttgcagttgaacttaaagctgatataattgcaattcaagagccatggctaactaccaacgacaactacgcaacagcaagatccataaatcacactgcgtttatccagatcttaccagtaacaaacctacccgtccgccctagggttctattttatatatctagaacactagaagcagagacattcacccaaaacgacttcaaaatagacccagacgcaatggctattacaataaaaggttctaatttccaatttaacctatttaacgtatacaaccaaacaaacgccgaaggggaaaacactgcccagagctatacttaacactaagcttccgccaagttctattttagtactagatagcaacgagcaccatccattgtgggacccgctatgcccaacgacgagccaaggagcacagccatttattgactggattgaagaacaagatctagagctcctaaacacaccaggagtaggcacattcttcagaccacacctatctagagaaacagtcctagacctctcacttgtcactccagacttggctagcaaagctacggactggcagactatacctgaaactggatcagatcactacggcctcctattctccatccaaacaaacgcagaccttgtagaaaacccgacaaaccaacccagatttaatactgcaaaggctaactgggacaccttcaacaaagaactagaaacggcaatccaaaacagtcaaaccttgcaagatatggaccagatcagtgatccaagaaaggcagacttaatggacctcctcctcggcaacaatacagagctagagcaacagctagaagagattggtaaagcaataactcaagcaatccaaactgcagcaaacaaagctatccctatcactagacttggtccaaaaccaaaagcttggtggaacaaagagctgacaaagctacgacaagacacttcccactatagaaggatttttaaagaaaagctcgaaactactgcgatacacgacgcctacctagagaaaagagacttcctacgtgcacgaaacacctacaacaaggcaatcaaagacgctaaaaggaaacactggaatgaattcctagagaaggaagacccgcagtcaatctacaaagccatggcatatacaaaggataacaaagtcgaaagaattccacctatacaaggagaaacatcattcgacaagaaatgccaagcgttccgcaacacgctattcccaccaccgcccataaccgaagcgcccacattcaccaactaccaggaaaagagatgggattggccagcactatccacgactgaactagaacgagcatgctcaagtcaagtcaaaagtagcacccaggaccagatgcaataacacaagacataatcacagccgcgtacaaagctcaaccgcaaacaatgtttagagctttctcactcctattcaactatggataccacccaaaatgctggaaacaagctacaggagctgttcttaaaaaggcatcaaaaccagactattcaatcccaaagcctacagagttatcactctattaagctgtttaggaaagattaacgagaggatcaccgcaagtaggctgagcaatctagcagaaatcacagagctactacacccaacccaaattgggggtagactcaagaaatctgcaatagatgcagctatgctactcatcgaccaaattcagcaccagaaacagaaaggccaaataacatcaactatcttcctagacgtaaagggagcatttgaccacgtctcacacaatcaattcctgcgaacgcttaagaagctaggccttccaattagtcttatcgcttggacaaaatccttcttctcaaacagatcgctaagactctccttcgacaataagacacaagaattctccgagataatagctgggatacctcaaggcagcccagtgtctccaatcttctttcttatctacaccagagacctctcccaggactacaaagcttcaacctatcctatattgacgacctatctctatcgacatcctcaacatcgctaaagaaaaatgtcaaaatactagaacagcaagtccgcctactatctcaccgagggaaaaacttagcgattatgttcgatatagctaagacagagctcatccactttaccgccaagaaagagagaaaagagaagcctacagcttccagacaacaccattgtagaaccgaaagacacaatcaaatggctaggtatccacatagacaatagactgtccttcaaggaacatattgctacacgcgtaagccaagcaaggaaagcattctatagactagggagactagccaacatcgaaagaggactctccccaaaagcagtacgacaactatacctagcatgcgtcacaagcgttgcagactacggatcacaaatatactggaagaaccaaagctacgccactagcctcctacaatcactgcacaacctggcgtgtagaaagataattggagtgtttagaacgtcaccatccctaccaacaagcattgaatccggacttacgtcacctgcaattagactcaacaccaacaaccgaaagtatgcgtctagagcacaccagctatccagcaaccacccaatccagaaagcaattacaaggatcacaaatacagacaaagctagctacaaaaagccaaaccagcatagacaactatatactattgttaagtcaatcccagagagagacaacaatagcgtagaaaagataattccatataggttcagaccatgggaaagtcttaactacaaggttactgtatcaaaaaagagcaaagaggaagaggcaattgcacacgcggattatatcctatcaaggagcggagataacttcaccgcaatctactcagatgcctcacaacacgacaagggaaagggatcggcgtaggtgtagtagcgtacagctccacccacgaagaaaccttttctcaaaagacaaacattggatgctcccaactagtctacaacggtgaactagaggggatagcacaggcatttgaacacgcggctatagtggcacaagaaggccaagagatctacgtatacgcagacaaccaagcagcaatccataggcttaacaacctatcggacaacccgggacaacagtggctactaagatgcatcagagctgcaaagagaataacgacaaagaaagcatctatccacctgcagtgggccccaggacacaacgacgtcaagggcaacgaaaaagccgacacgctagcaaaggaagcagctaaagagagaccaaaacatcgaccatagcgagcctagcctacttaggcacagaaatcaacaaaatacaaaaaacagaacaactgatggagtacaagaggtataccgacaggcccaccaaaaacagaagctcctactcaaggatcttcaagctcaacacacatacaacaatcaaagtcccgaagggaacaccaagagaaatctcgagcgcgttctactcactcaagctaggacatggatacttcaactcctaccttaagagattcaacaagagagactgcaatctatgtatatgctacaaaccacaaacaccacagcatctacttctagattgcaaacagtacaaaacacatcgaaatacactcaaagaagcaataccacacagaccatcaccctcccactcctcctccaaacaaagacaggcatcaaagctactctagcctttattgcaagtactaggattggcacgagaaaatggcaccttgggcaaaccaccgaacagacagacactgtataaaactacaaaaacaatatttccttatctaaaagagccc
This portion of the Pyrenophora tritici-repentis strain M4 chromosome Unknown M4_contig_00023, whole genome shotgun sequence genome encodes:
- a CDS encoding LITAF domain containing protein; translation: MAPDSDTIVVQLPEDLRTSSTLDDEMDRRRNGDRRKAPRHPTTPIEQTTQETPRPAAFSPEITTRERNPFQNSQEKKPRAKDSTQAIFWARDLILQASTMAESHLSQNKLLQLLDVFRDFTELGRVTQQMTEKFTAQLAYQTATLTSASQQATKTLKKANNGNTWTTVSTKKKTNKKPASYYQAVLTLTQPTSHTPLQIRDLINEEFTKGGIKDPVVKEVTTSRKNNIILTTTPTYSGEYLVQHKHIWHQKFELKNVQLLESWTKVVVHNVPTEWEGAETLEILHTEIPAYNNGLQITGNPYWISREWQNKKNSSIVIAFKTAEDAARLGGRITILGQTLFTEKFKPIAASTQCLNCQQFGHPATRCRNQPACNLILQVNLNKSITATESTLQLAVELKADIIAIQEPWLTTNDNYATARSINHTAFIQILPVTNLPVRPRVLFYISRTLEAETFTQNDFKIDPDAMAITIKDSNEHHPLWDPLCPTTSQGAQPFIDWIEEQDLELLNTPGVGTFFRPHLSRETVLDLSLVTPDLASKATDWQTIPETGSDHYGLLFSIQTNADLVENPTNQPRFNTAKANWDTFNKELETAIQNSQTLQDMDQISDPRKADLMDLLLGNNTELEQQLEEIGKAITQAIQTAANKAIPITRLGPKPKAWWNKELTKLRQDTSHYRRIFKEKLETTAIHDAYLEKRDFLRARNTYNKAIKDAKRKHWNEFLEKEDPQSIYKAMAYTKDNKVERIPPIQGETSFDKKCQAFRNTLFPPPPITEAPTFTNYQEKRWDWPALSTTELERACSSQVKRKINERITASRLSNLAEITELLHPTQIGGRLKKSAIDAAMLLIDQIQHQKQKGQITSTIFLDVKGAFDHVSHNQFLRTLKKLGLPISLIAWTKSFFSNRSLRLSFDNKTQEFSEIIAGIPQGSPRPLPGLQSFNLSYIDDLSLSTSSTSLKKNVKILEQQVRLLSHRGKNLAIMFDIAKTELIHFTAKKERKEKPTASRQHHYNRLSFKEHIATRVSQARKAFYRLGRLANIERGLSPKAVRQLYLACVTSVADYGSQIYWKNQSYATSLLQSLHNLACRKIIGVFRTSPSLPTSIESGLTSPAIRLNTNNRKYASRAHQLSSNHPIQKAITRITNTDKASYKKPNQHRQLYTIVKSIPERDNNSVEKIIPYRFRPWESLNYKVTVSKKSKEEEAIAHADYILSRSGDNFTAIYSDASQHDKGKGSASTHEETFSQKTNIGCSQLVYNGELEGIAQAFEHAAIVAQEGQEIYVYADNQAAIHRLNNLSDNPGQQWLLRCIRAAKRITTKKASIHLQWAPGHNDVKGNEKADTLAKEAAKERPKHRP